Proteins encoded within one genomic window of Brassica rapa cultivar Chiifu-401-42 chromosome A09, CAAS_Brap_v3.01, whole genome shotgun sequence:
- the LOC103838028 gene encoding S-type anion channel SLAH1: MESLEIPRQEVHIKINDSLSTTKERNTDLPHAKPIVLMSVLSSLHAGYFRISLSLCSQALLWKIMIAPHSLSMSHLQSSLPSMAFHLLWYLALATQLSLCVLYALKCFFFFDLVKEEFSHYIGVNYLYAPSISWLILLQSAPVMEPQSVLYQTLFSVFALPVLALDTKLYGQWFTTEKRFLSMMANPASQVSVIANLVAARGAAEIGWMECALCLFSLGMVHYLVIFVTLYQRLPGGKNFPTKLRPVFFLFFAAPAMGSLAWNSICGTFDPLAKMLFFLSLFIFMSLVCRPNLFKKAMKRFNVAWWAYSFPITFLALDSVQYAQDVKDQVASGMMLIFSSISVLIFLGMMVLTAANSNRLLRRDPVLGSAASPKDKQKSSRLGTGTC; this comes from the exons ATGGAAAGCTTGGAAATTCCTAGGCAAGAAGTTCACATCAAAATTAATGATTCACTATCGACCACTAAAGAGAGAAACACTGACCTCCCTCATGCCAAACCCATTGTTCTGATGTCTGTATTGAGTAGTCTCCATGCAGGCTATTTCAGAATAAGCCTCTCTCTCTGCAGCCAGGCTCTGCTATGGAAGATAATGATCGCACCTCATTCACTAAGCATGTCTCACTTGCAAAGCAGTCTCCCGTCTATGGCGTTCCATCTCCTGTGGTACCTAGCACTTGCAACGCAACTGTCACTCTGTGTTTTGTACGCGTTGaagtgtttcttcttctttgacttGGTGAAAGAAGAGTTCTCACATTATATTGGAGTAAACTATCTTTACGCTCCATCCATCTCATGGCTTATCTTGCTTCAGTCAGCTCCAGTGATGGAACCACAAAGCGTTCTGTATCAGACATTATTCTCCGTGTTTGCTCTTCCCGTCTTGGCCCTCGACACAAAGCTTTATGGCCAGTGGTTCACAACAGAGAAAAGGTTCCTGTCGATGATGGCAAACCCGGCAAGCCAAGTATCAGTAATTGCAAACCTAGTGGCTGCACGGGGAGCAGCAGAGATAGGTTGGATGGAGTGTGCTCTATGCTTGTTCTCGCTCGGGATGGTTCACTATTTGGTTATCTTTGTTACACTTTATCAACGTCTACCGGGAGGTAAGAACTTCCCAACCAAGCTGAGGCCagttttcttcttgttctttgcTGCACCAGCCATGGGAAGTCTAGCTTGGAACTCCATTTGTGGAACCTTTGATCCTCTAGCAAAGATGTTGTTCTTTCTTTCGCTCTTCATCTTCATGTCCCTG GTTTGTAGGCCAAATCTTTTCAAGAAGGCAATGAAAAGATTCAATGTTGCATGGTGGGCTTACTCGTTCCCCATCACTTTTCTTGCATTAGACTCAGTTCAGTATGCGCAAGATGTGAAAGATCAGGTCGCTTCTGGAATGATGCTTATCTTCTCATCTATCTCCGTTTTGATCTTCCTTGGTATGATGGTTCTGACAGCAGCAAACAGCAATAGACTACTCAGACGAGATCCTGTCCTCGGTTCTGCAGCTAGTCCAAAAGACAAGCAAAAGTCATCACGGCTCGGCACTGGTACATGTTAA